The Cellulosimicrobium cellulans genome contains the following window.
TCGACGGGCGGCGCGTCGTCGTCTCCGGCTCGGGCAACGTCGCGACCTACGCGACCGCCAAGGCCCAGCAGCTCGGTGCGAACGTCGTGGCGTTCTCCGACTCCTCCGGCTACGTCGTCGACGAGGCCGGCGTGGACCTCGACCTGCTCCGCCAGGTCAAGGAGGTCGAGCGTGGCCGCGTCGCCGACTACGCGGCCCGCCGCCCGGGGGCGCGCGTCGTCACCGACGGCTCCATCTGGGACGTGCCGTGCGACGTCGCGCTCCCGTGCGCGACGCAGAACGAGCTCGACGAGAGCGCGGCCAAGCAGCTCGTCGCGAACGGCGTCGTCGCGGTCGCCGAGGGCGCCAACATGCCGACGACGCCCTCCGCCGTCGCGCTCCTGCAGGAGGCGGGCGTGCTCTTCGCGCCCGGCAAGGCCGCGAACGCCGGCGGCGTCGCGACCTCGGCGCTCGAGATGCAGCAGAACGCGTCGCGCGACGCGTGGTCGTTCGAGTACACGGAGGAGCGGCTCGCGCAGATCATGGCGGGCATCCACGACCGCTGCGTCGAGACCGCCGACGAGTACGGCGCGCCCGGCAACTACGTGCTCGGCGCCAACGTCGCCGGCTTCACCAAGGTCGCCGACGCGATCCTCGCGCTCGGCGTCATCTGACCGTCGTCTACCCTGGCCCACGGCCGCCGTCGTGCACACCGCGCGACGTGACGGCCGTCGGACCGGACGACGGGAGAACGCAGTGACGACCACCGACCCGGAGGGCCCCGCAGTGCGCGCGGGCCGCGACGTCGTGCTCGAGCTCGCGGTGCAGGACCCGGACGGTGTCCGGGTGGCCGCCGCCGTGGGCGCCCGGCGGGTCGAGCTGTGCGTCGGCCTGGGCGCGACGGGCGGGCTCACGCCGAGCGCCGGGCTCGTGGAGGCGGCGGTCGTGGCCGCTGCCGACGCTGCGAGCGGCGGTCCCGCCGTCGAGGTGCACGTCCTCGTGCGACCGCGCCCGGGCGGGTTCGTCCTCTCGGACGCCGACCTCGACGTGCAGGTCCGCGACGTCCGGGCCGCGGTCGCGGCGGGTGCGGCGGGCGTCGTGGTCGGGGCGCTGACCCCGGACGGCCTCGTGGACGTCCCTGCCGTGCGCGCCCTCGTCGAGGCCGCGGGCGGTCGCGAGGTGACGTTCCACCGCGCGGTCGACGTCGTCGCGGACCCGCTGGCGGCCCTCGACGCGCTCGCCGACGCGGGGGTGGTCCGCGTGCTCACGTCGGGCGGTGCGGCGCGCAGCATCGACGGCGTCGAGCGCCTGCGGGCCATGGCGGCGTACGCCCGCGGACCCCTGGGCGGCCGTGTCCAGGTCATGGCCGGCGGGGGAGTGCGGCCCGGGGACGTCGGCGCGCTCGTGGCCGCCGGCGTGGACGCCGTGCACCTCTCCGCGAAGCGCGTCGTCGCGGACGACGCCGGGCCCGGCGGCGGCGGCGACGCCGGCTACGAGGTCACGGACCCCGAGGTCGCCGCGGCGGCGCGCGCGGCGATCGACGCCGCGCTCTAGCGACCTCTCCGGCCGGTCCCCGTCACGCGGGGGCCGGCCGTCGCTGTGCCCGGGGGCGGCCTGGATCGGGCATGTCTCAGTTAGGTAACTTTCCTGTCGTATTCGTCGATGGCCTCGCATCGATTAGTTAGTGTTCCTGCCACACGCCTCCGGGCGCCACGACGAACGACGCGACGACGCGTCGTCCACGCGAAAGGACCGATGATGATTCGAAGCACGGCGCGCAAGCGTCTGCTCACGGCGGTTGCGCTCGTGACCGGCGTGACCCTCATGGCGACGGGCTGCTCCGGCTCCGGGAACGGCGACGGCGACGAGACCGCCGACGGTGGGCGCACGCTGAACGTGTGGGCCGGTACGCAGACGCCGATCGTCGCGAACTTCAACCCGTACTCGCCGAACCCGCTGCACGCGGCGAACGGTGCGATCTACGAGCCGCTCTTCTACTACAACAAGGCGCAGGCCGGCCCGCCGGAGCCCCGCCTCGGCGAGTCGTTCGAGTGGTCGGAGGACGGCACCGAGCTCACGGTGAAGCTCCGCGAGGGCGTCAAGTGGACCGACGGCGAGGACTTCGACGCCGACGACGTGGTCTTCTCCCAGACCAACGAGGCCGCCAAGCGCGACTTCGTGATCTCGGTCGAGGCCGTCGACCCGTACACCGTGACGTGGACGTTCGACTCGCCGCAGTTCACCTCCGAGGTCCAGATCCTCGGCACGTCGCTCGTCGTGCCGGAGCACATCTGGTCCGAGGTCGACGACCTCGTGACGTTCGCGAACGAGAACCCGGTCGGCACCGGCCCGTTCAAGGCCGACGCGGTCACCGAGGCGGCCTACACGGTCGTCGCGAACGAGGACTACTGGGACGGCGCCCCGAAGGTCAAGAAGGTCCGCTACCTCGGCATCGACGCGAACCAGAGCGCCGAGGACCTCATGACCACGGGCAAGGTCGACTGGACCGCGATGTTCGTCGCGGACCCCGACCGCATCACCGAGGACGGCCGCCTCACGATGATCAACACGCCGCAGGACCCGACGACGATCTACACCTGCGTGTCCGTCGACCTCGGCTGCACCGGCCCGCAGACCGACGTCGCGGTGCGCCAGGCGATCAACCTCGCGATGGACCGCCAGGAGATCAACGAGAAGGCGTTCGCGGGCCTCGCGGCGACGGCGTCCCCGACGTTCGCGCTGCTCGGCCGGGACGACCGCTGGATCTCGCCCGACGTCGAGGCGGAGAGCCCGCAGACGGCCGACGCCGCGGCGGCGTCGAAGGTCCTCGAGGACGCCGGCTACACCAAGGGTGCGGACGGCATCTACGAGAAGGGCGGCCAGAAGGTCGAGCTGACCCTCATCACGGTCGACGGCTGGAACGACTACAACGCCGTCGGTGACCTGCTCGTCGAGCAGGCGAAGGCCGCCGGCATCTCGATCGTCCACAACAAGGTCACGCAGCAGGAGATGTCGGACGCGCGCGTCGCGGGCACCTACCAGCTCATGGTCGGCGGCATCACGGGCCCGTCGCTGGACGACCCGTTCAGCATCTACCGCCAGTGGATGACGACGGACTACACGCGTCCGGTCGGCGAGGTCATGGAGTCCGGCCTCTTCAACTACGTGCGCTACACCAACCCGACGGTCGACGCCGCGGTCGAGGCGGCCGCCTCGACGAACGACGAGGCCGCGAAGCAGGAGCAGTACGCGGTCATCCAGGAGGAGATCGTCCGCGACCTGCCCTACATCCCCGTCGTCGTGAACGCCTCGCAGACGTTCATGGACACGAAGGACTTCACGGGCTGGCCGACCGAGGACGACCTCTACGCCTTCCCGCCGTCGTGGAGCACGGTCTCGCTGGGCGTCGTGCTCTCGAAGCTCGAGCCGACGAGCTGATGCGACCGCGCCGAGGAGGAGGACCGGGGAACGAGGGACACGCATCATGAGGTACTACGCACGACGGATCACGTTCTACGTGATCACCCTCTGGGCAGCGGTCTCGCTGAACTTCCTGATCCCGAAGCTCATGCCTGGTGACCCCAAGCAGATCTTCATCGACAAGTTCCTGCGCAAGGGCGGCGAGCTGACGCCCCAGATGCAGAACAGCATCGACCTCCTCTTCGGCGCGGACGGCGACGCCTCCCTGTGGGACCAGTACGTGGACTACTGGGGGCGTCTGTTCCAGGGAGATCTCGGGATCTCCATCACCTACTACCCCCAGCCCGTCACCGAGCTGATCGGCCAGGCCCTCCCCTGGACGGTCGGGCTCGTGGGACTCGCGACGATCATCTCGTTCGTCCTGGGTGTCGGGCTGGGGGCGTGGGCCGGCTGGAAGCGCGGCACGTGGGTGGACAGCATCATCCCCGCGTCGACGCTCCTCCAGGCGGTGCCCTACTTCTGGCTCGCCCTCATCCTCGTCTCGGTCTTCTCGGTCTCGACCGGGTGGTTCCCGCGGATCGGCAGCTACGACATCTTCGGCTTCGACAACGGCCCGGAGTGGTCGTGGGCGTTCGTCGGCAGCGTGATCTACCACGGGTTCCTGCCCGCGCTGACGATCGTGCTCTCGTCCGTGGGGGGCTGGCTGCTCGGGATGCGCAACATGATGGTGTCCACGCTGTCCGAGGACTACGTCACGACGGCCGAGGCCAAGGGCCTGCGCCGCATGCGCGTCGCGATCACCTACGCGACCCGCAACGCCGCGCTCCCGTCGTTCGCCGGGTTCGGCGTCGCGCTGGGGTTCGTCGTGGCGGGGTCGGTGGTCATGGAGCAGGTGTTCAGCTACCCGGGTCTGGGCAAGCTCCTGTTCAACGCGGTCCAGGCGAGCGACTTCGCGCTCATGCAGGGCACGTTCCTCGTGATCACGCTCGCCGTGCTCGCCGCGAACTTCCTCATGGACATCATCTACGGATTCATCGACCCGAGGGCGCGCGCCAATGTCTGACAACATCCGCGACACGGAGATCGTGACCCCCGCCGCCGACGCGGCACCCGTGGCCACGGTCGTGGCCGACGGCCTCGCGCCGGCGACGACGACCGAGGGGATCGTCCCGGACGTGCGGGACGTTCCTGCGGCGCTCGACCAGGACGCCCCCGCCGCGCCCGCGCGCCGGGGCCTGCGGGCGATGCTCCCGCGGCGGTCCGGCAAGCTCACCGCGGGGATCGTCCTCGTGGTCGGCATCCTGCTGTTCACGTTCGTCGCGCCGTTCTTCACGCAGGACCCCCGCTCCACGGCGAACGCGCGGTTCCTGCCGCCGAGCGCCGAGCACCTGCTCGGCACCAACCACATCGGGAACGACATCTTCGCCCAGGTGGCGTACGGCGGGCAGGGCTCGCTCATGGTGGGTCTCGTCGCCGGCGCGATCGCGCTCGTGCTGTCGATCGTGTTCGGCATCGTCGCGGGGTACCGCGGGCGGTTCACCGACGAGGCGCTCTCGCTCGTCACGAACATCATGCTCGTCATCCCGGGCCTGCCGCTGATCATCGTCATCTCGGCGTACCTGCAGACGCGGTCGCTCATCATCGTGGCCGTGATCCTCGGCCTGACGGCCTGGCCGGGCGCGGCGATCGTGCTCCGGATGCAGGCGAAGTCGCTGCGCGCCCGCGACTACGTGTCCGCGGCGCGGGTCGCGGGGGAGAAGACGCCGCGGATCATCCTCGTGGAGATCTTCCCCAACCTCCTGCCGCTGCTCACGGCGCAGTTCCTCGGCGCGGTGCTCCTCGCGATCCTCGCCGAGGCGGGGCTGTCGTTCCTCGGGCTCGGCCCGTCGGGCTCGATCACGTGGGGCACGATCCTCAACCAGGCGAGCGCGAACAACGCGCTGAGCCTCGGCATGTGGTGGTGGTTCGTCCCGCCGGGCCTGCTCATCGCGCTCTTCGGCTGCGGGCTCGCGCTCATCAACTTCAGCCTGGACGAGATCATCAACCCCCGGCTGCGCCTCGGCCCGGCCGCGGTCAAGAGCGTGCGCAAGGCCCGCAAGGCCGGCCTCGCCGCGGACGCGGACCCCGACGCCGCGGGGTCCGACGCCCCCGGCGCCGACGGCGGCGACCCTGACGGCACGGACACCGACGCCGACGACGCGAAGGAGACGGTGGGCGCATGACCGCCACGACCACGGCCGCCGGGCCGCTGACCAGCGACGGCCACGCCGCCTACCTCGTCGGCAAGGAGCCGGTGCTCACCGCGCGGCACGTCTCGATCGACTACGAGGTCGAGCCGGTCGTCCACGCCGTCAAGGACGTGTCGCTCACGCTGCACCGTGGCGAGATCCTCGGCCTCGCGGGCGAGTCGGGCTGCGGCAAGACGACGCTCGCGTACGGGATCAACCGCCTCCTCAAGCCCCCGGCGCTCCTGACGTCCGGGACGGTGACGTTCCACGACCAGGACGGCGGCGACGTCGACGTCGTCGCGCTCTCCGGTGACGCCCTGCGTGCGTTCCGGTGGGACAAGGTCTCCATGGTGTTCCAGGGCGCCATGAACTCGCTCAACCCGGTCATCAGCGTGCGCGACCAGCTCGGGGACGTCCTCAAGACCCACCGGCCGGGGATGTCGCGCAGGGACCGGGCGACCCGGTCCGCGGAGCTCCTCGAGCTCGTGGGGGTCGACCCGCTGCGCCTCGACAGCTACGCGCACGAGCTGTCGGGCGGCATGCGGCAGCGCGTCATGATCGCGATGGCGCTCGCGCTCAACCCGCAGGTCATGATCATGGACGAGCCGACGACGGCGCTCGACGTCGTCGTCCAGCGCGGGATCCTGCGCGAGATCATGCGGCTGCGCGAGCAGCTCGGGTTCGCCGTCGTGTTCATCACGCACGACCTCCCGCTCCTGCTGGAGATCAGCGACCGCATCGCGGTGATGCTCCGCGGCGAGATCGTCGAGATCGACACGGCGGAGTCGATCTTCGAGGGCGCCCAGCACCCGTACACGCGACGCCTGCTGGGCTCGTTCCCGAGCCTCACGGGCGACCGCGGCTCGTTCGTCCGCACGGGCGAGGGCACCGGCGAGAGCCAGGAAGGACCGCACGCATGAGCACCCTCGAGGTCCGCAACCTGGTCAAGGACTTCTCGATCCGCAAGGGGCTGCGCCGCACGCGCCTGCGCGCGGTGAACGACGTGTCGTTCACCCTGGAGCCGGGCAAGACGATCGCGGTCGTCGGGGAGTCCGGCTCGGGCAAGTCGACGGTGGCGCGCATGATCGCCCAGCTCGAGACGCCGACGTCGGGCGAGATCCTGCTGGACGGCACGCCGTCGGCGACCCGAGGCCGGGGCCTCGACGCCTACCGGCACGACGTGCAGATGGTGTTCCAGGACCCGTTCGCGTCGCTCAACCCGTTCCACACGGTGGGCCACCACCTCGAGCGGCCGCTGCGCCTGCACAAGGTCGCCCGCGGGCGGGAGGCGCTCGACGCGCGGGTCCACGAGCTCCTGGAGCGCGTGAACCTCACCCCGGCGCCCGTGTTCGCGGCCAAGCAGCCGCACGAGATGTCGGGCGGGCAGCGCCAGCGGGTCGCGATCGCCCGGGCCCTCGCGCCGGGTGCGCGCTTCCTCGTGGCCGACGAGCCGGTGTCGATGCTCGACGTGTCGATCCGCCTCGGGGTGCTCAACCTGCTGGCGCGCCTGCAGCGCGAGGAGAACCTCGGGGTCCTCTACATCACGCACGACCTCGCGACCGCGCGGCACTTCAGCGACGAGATCCTCGTGATGTTCCGGGGGAACGTCGTCGAGCGCGGGCCGTCGGACCAGGTGATCCTCGACCCCCAGCACGACTACACGAAGCTGCTCCTCGGCGCTGCGCCCGAGCCCCAGAACCACGGGAGGCTCCGCGAGGAGGTGCGCCGCGAGCTCGCGGCGGCCGCGACAGGCTCGGGCGACGACGCCGCACGGGACCGGTTCGGCACCCGCGGGATGTGAGACCGGCGCACCCGTCGCCCGCTCGATCCGGGCGGCGGGTGCTGCCTCGACCGTACGCGTCGGTGGTGGCGCGTACCCGTCGCGCGGGCCAGGTCTGTCGGACGCCCTGGCCCGCGCGCCCTCCTGCGCACGCACGGTCGTCCCCGACCCGGAGGCAGCTCGGGAGGCGGTCGGGCGGCAGACGGCCCGGCGGCGGATGGGTAGGGTCGGGCTCGTGCCCGCCCGTCATCTGCTCCTCGCCCGCCCCGCCGAGACCCCGGCGCCGACGCCCTCCGTGGACCCGGCCGCCACCGTGACCGGCGCGCTCGCGGCGCTGCGCCGCGAGATGGAGATCCCGGAGTCGTTCCCCGCCGCGGTGCTCGCCGAGGCGGAGGCCGTCGTCCGCGACGGGGGCGCCGTCGTCGGCGACGGCCGTGTCGACCTGCGGGACGTGCCGTTCGTGACGATCGACCCGCCCGGGTCGATGGACCTCGACCAGGCGCTCCACCTCGAGCGCGCCGGGGACGACCCGGCAGGTCCCGCGGGTGCGGCCTTCGTGGTGCACTACGCCATCGCCGACGTCGGCGCGTTCGTCGCGCCGGGCGGGGCGATCGACGCGGAGGTGCACGAGCGCGGGACGACCCTCTACGCGCCCGACGGCCGTACCCCGCTGCACCCCGCGGTGCTCTCCGAGGGGGCGGCGAGCCTCCTGCCGGACCAGGAGCGCCCGGCGGCGGCGTGGCGCGTCGTGCTGGACGCGCGCGGCGAGATCCTCGACGCGACGGTGCGCCGCGCCGTCGTGCGGTCGACGCGGCGACTCACCTACGACGAGGCCCAGGCCACGATCGACGCGGGCGGGTCCGAGGACGCGGGCGGGGCCGCGCTCCTGCTGCTCCGCGAGGTGGGCGAGCTGCGGCTCGCGCGCGAGCGCGAGCGCGGGGGAGTGTCGCTCGAGGTGCCGGAGCAGGAGATCGTCACGCGCGACGACGGCGCGTTCGGCCTCGAGTTCCGGTCGACCCTCCCGGCCGAGGGGTGGAACGCCCAGATCTCGCTGCTCACGGGGATCGCGGCGGCGCGCCTCATGCGCGCGGGCGGCGTCGGCGTCTTCCGCGCGCTGCCGGAGGCCGACCCGCGCGACCTCGCGCGCCTGCGGCGCACCGCGCGCGCCCTCGGCATCGACTGGCCGCGCGAGACGGCGTACGCGGACCTCGTGCCGACCCTCGACTCGCGCGTCCCGCGCCACGCGGCCTTCCTCAACGAGGCGACGTCGCTCTTCCGCGGGGCGTCGTACGAGGCGTTCGGGGGGACGGGCCAGGAACCCGGCGTGCCCGACGACGCTGCGCACGCCGCGATCGGCGCCGAGTACGCGCACGTCACCGCGCCGCTGCGACGGCTCGTGGACCGGTACGGCACGGAGGTCTGCCTCGCGCTGTGCGCGGGCGTTGAGGTGCCGCGCTGGGTGCTCGACGCGCTGCCCGGGCTGCCGCGCACGATGGCGCGGACGGGCCAGCGCGCGGGGTCGTACGAGCGCGCGATCGTCGACGTCGTCGAGGCGGCGCTGCTGAGCGGGCGCGAGGGGGAGGAGTTCGACGGCGTCGTCGTCGACGTCGAGGACGACCGGGAGCGCGGCCGGCGCCTCGAGCGGGAGGGCGGCGACGCGTCGGGTGCGCGGCGCGGCCAGGTGGTGCTCACCGACCCCGCGGTCCGCGCGCCGGTCGAGAGCACCGAGGGCGCCGACCTCCCGCTCGGCGACCCCGTGCGCGCGACGCTGCGCGAGGCGTCGGTGGCGGAGCGCCGCGTCCGGTTCACCGTCGGCTGAGGGTGGGCGGGGCGACCTAGGCTGGTCCTCGTGCCCGCCCGACGACGTACCGACCCGGCCGCCGGCCGCCTCGCCCTCGCGGCGTGGCGCGCCGACCCCGCCGACCGCAGGGCCGTGACGACCGCGGTGCGGTTCACGCTCGAGGAGCTCGCGGACGTGGCGCCCGGGCACACGGTCGAGGTGCGCGTGCCGCCGGCAGGCGCGGTGCAGGCGGTCGAGGGCCCTCGGCACACGCGAGGGACGCCGCCCAACGTCGTGGAGACGGACCCGCAGACGTGGCTCGGCCTCGTGACCGGCGCGCTCGCGTGGGCCGAGGCCGTCGCCGACGGCCGTGTCCGCGCGTCGGGCGAGCGGTCCGACATCTCGTGGCTCCTGCCGCTCCAGGCGGCACGCCCTCGCTGAGGTCGCGCTCCGGACCGGGCGTCCGGGACGGGTGTGTTACCGGTGCGTAACGTTCTCGCCCCCAGGTCTGGCGGCGCGCGACGCGGAGGGCTAGCGTCCGATGATGATCGGCCGCCGTCCGTGCGGGCGCTCGCGGCACGACGACGTGCGGCGACGTTCTCGCGGCGGTGACGTGGCAGCAACCGCCCGTTCATCCAGGTGGGGTGCGATGTCCTGCGGAGGCAGGGCGTCGACCCGTCCGAGTCGTGGACTGGATCGATGGACGCGCGACTGCTGCCCGGCCGTCCGCACGAGATGAAGGAGTCAGCGTGACCGACCACCAGCACCTGCGGCGACGGAGGGTGGTGGCGGGCACGTTGACCGTGGCCCTCGCCGCGCCGCTCTCCGTCGCGGCGGCCACCGCCGCGAGCGCGGCGCCCGACGGGTCGGGCCTCGTCATCAACGAGGCCTACCTGAGCGGCGGCAGCGCCAACGCCCCCTACACCCACAAGTTCGTCGAGCTGTACAACCCCACGCAGGCGGCGATCGACCTCTCCGGCATGTCGCTCCAGTACCGCTCGGCGACGGGGACGGGCGCCTTCACCGGCGTCACGCCGCTGACCGGTACGGTCGCGCCCGGGGGCTACTTCCTCGTGCAGGGTGGCTCCAACGGGTCGACCGGCGCGGCGCTGCCGACGCCGGACGCGACCGGGGGCCTCAACCCGTCGGGCACGACGGGCACCCTCGCGCTCGTGCGCTCCACCTCGGCGGTCACGTTGCCCGCGGGCAACGCCGCGGGTGCCGCGAACGTCGTGGACCTCGTCGGGTACGGGACGTCGAACACGTTCGAGACCGCCGTGAGCCCCGCGCCGTCGGCCAACAACGTGCCGGCGTCGATCAACCGCACCGGGTTCGCGGACACGGACGACAACAGCAAGGACTTCACGCTCTCCAGCAGCGTCACCCCGCAGAACAGCGGTGACGACGGCGGCGGACCGGGCCCCGAGCCGGGCGAGGTCGTCCCGATCGCGGAGATCCAGGGCACCGGTGCGACGAGCCCCCTCGTCGGCCAGACCGTCACGACGCGCGGCGTCGTCACCGCCACCTACCCCACCGGCGGCTACGACGGCTTCTACCTGCAGACCGAGGGTACGGGCGGCGACCTCGACGCCTCGCACACGGCGTCGGACGCGATCTTCGTCTACTCCAAGGCCGGGGCCGCGGCCGTGCAGGTCGGCGACCACGTCGAGGTCACGGGCGCGGTGTCCGAGTACTTCACGCTGACGCAGATCACGCCCGCGGCGGGCGGCTGGACGGTCCTCGACGAGGCGGCCGAGGCGGTCAAGCCCGCGAACGTCGCGTTCCCCGCGACCGACGCCGCGCGCGAGGTGCTCGAGGGCATGCTCGTGCAGCCCGCGGGCGACTACGTCGTCGCGGACAACTACGACACGAACTTCTACGGCTCGTTCCTGCTCGCCGCGGGCACGGACCCGTTCGTCCAGCCGACGTCGGCCGGGCGTCCGGGCAGCGCGGAGGCCGCGGCCGCCGTCGCGGACCGCGCGGCGCGCGGTGTCGTGCTCGACGACGGGGCGACGACCAACTTCAACAACACGGCGAACAAGGGCATCCCGCTCCCGTACCTCACGGGCGGGGCGCCGGCGCGCGTCGGCGCGGGCGTGTCCTTCACGACGCCGGTCATCCTCGACTACCGCTTCGACGCGTGGACGTTCCAGCCGCTCACGCAGCTCACCGCGGGTGACGGCGGGAACGCCGCCACGGTGCAGCCGGCCTCGTTCGCGAACACGCGCGAGGACGCCCCGGCCGAGGTCGGGGGCGACCTATCGGTCGCGACGTTCAACGTGCTCAACTACTTCACGACGACGGGCGACCAGCTCACGGGCTGCACGTACTACACGGACCGCGCGGGCAACCCGATCACGGTCAACCGTGGCTGCGACGCCCGCGGCGCGGCGAACGCCGAGAACCTCGAGCGCCAGGAGACCAAGATCGTCGCGGCGATCGACGCGCTCGACGCCGACGTCGTCGCGCTCATGGAGATCGAGAACTCGACGCCGTTCGGCAAGGACCGCGACCAGGCGCTCTCGGACCTCGTCGACGCGCTCAACGAGGCCGCGGGCGCCGACGAGTGGGCGTTCGTCCCGTCGCCGGCCGCGCTGCCGGACGAGGAGGACGTGATCCGGCTCGCGTACATCTACCAGGTGGACGCGGCCGAGCCGGTCGGGGACTCGCGGATCCTGCTCGACGACCCGGCGTTCGTCAACGCGCGCGAGCCGCTCGCGCAGGTGTTCCAGCCGGCAGGCGGGGTCTCCGAGGGTGACGACGCCGCGGGCGACGACGTGCTCGTCGTCGCGAACCACCTCAAGTCGAAGGGCTCCGGCACGCCCGTGCTGCCCGGCGACGAGGACTCGGGCGACGGCCAGGGCGCGTTCAACGCGTCGCGCGTCGCGCAGGCGACGGCACTCGTCGGCTTCGCGGAGGACGTCGCGGCGGACGCGGGCACGGACAAGATCCTGCTCGCGGGCGACTTCAACTCGTACTCCCAGGAGGACCCGCTCGAGGTCCTCAAGGACGCGGGCTACGCCGACCTCGGCGAGACGACCGGCGAGCACACCTACCTGTTCGACGGGTACGTCGGCTCGCTCGACCACGTGTTCGCCTCGGCGGGCGCGGCGAGCGCCGTCACCGGCACGGACGTGTGGAACATCAACTCGGTCGAGCCCATCGCCAACGAGTACAGCCGGTACAACTACAACGCGTCGATCCTCTACGACACGACGCCGTTCCGGTCGTCCGACCACGACCCGGTGCTCGTCGGCCTCCAGCTCGGCGACGCCGGGCCGGGCACCACGCAGCTCGACCTGCTGGCGATCAACGACTTCCACGGTCGCATCGACGCCAACACCGTGAAGTTCGCGGGCACGATCGAGCAGCTGCGCGCGGCGAACCCCGACGGGACGGCCTTCGTCTCGGCGGGCGACAACATCGGCGCCTCCCTGTTCGCGTCGGCGCTCCAGCAGGACCAGCCGACGATCGACGTGCTGAACGCGCTCGACCTCGCGGCCTCCGCCGTCGGCAACCACGAGTTCGACCAGGGCTTCGCGGACCTCACGGGCCGTGTGAGCGACGAGGCCGACTGGGCCTACCTGGGCGCGAACGTGTACGACAAGGGCACGACGAACCCGGCACTGCCCGAGTACCAGGTGGTCGAGA
Protein-coding sequences here:
- a CDS encoding sterol carrier family protein — protein: MPARRRTDPAAGRLALAAWRADPADRRAVTTAVRFTLEELADVAPGHTVEVRVPPAGAVQAVEGPRHTRGTPPNVVETDPQTWLGLVTGALAWAEAVADGRVRASGERSDISWLLPLQAARPR
- a CDS encoding ExeM/NucH family extracellular endonuclease, producing MTDHQHLRRRRVVAGTLTVALAAPLSVAAATAASAAPDGSGLVINEAYLSGGSANAPYTHKFVELYNPTQAAIDLSGMSLQYRSATGTGAFTGVTPLTGTVAPGGYFLVQGGSNGSTGAALPTPDATGGLNPSGTTGTLALVRSTSAVTLPAGNAAGAANVVDLVGYGTSNTFETAVSPAPSANNVPASINRTGFADTDDNSKDFTLSSSVTPQNSGDDGGGPGPEPGEVVPIAEIQGTGATSPLVGQTVTTRGVVTATYPTGGYDGFYLQTEGTGGDLDASHTASDAIFVYSKAGAAAVQVGDHVEVTGAVSEYFTLTQITPAAGGWTVLDEAAEAVKPANVAFPATDAAREVLEGMLVQPAGDYVVADNYDTNFYGSFLLAAGTDPFVQPTSAGRPGSAEAAAAVADRAARGVVLDDGATTNFNNTANKGIPLPYLTGGAPARVGAGVSFTTPVILDYRFDAWTFQPLTQLTAGDGGNAATVQPASFANTREDAPAEVGGDLSVATFNVLNYFTTTGDQLTGCTYYTDRAGNPITVNRGCDARGAANAENLERQETKIVAAIDALDADVVALMEIENSTPFGKDRDQALSDLVDALNEAAGADEWAFVPSPAALPDEEDVIRLAYIYQVDAAEPVGDSRILLDDPAFVNAREPLAQVFQPAGGVSEGDDAAGDDVLVVANHLKSKGSGTPVLPGDEDSGDGQGAFNASRVAQATALVGFAEDVAADAGTDKILLAGDFNSYSQEDPLEVLKDAGYADLGETTGEHTYLFDGYVGSLDHVFASAGAASAVTGTDVWNINSVEPIANEYSRYNYNASILYDTTPFRSSDHDPVLVGLQLGDAGPGTTQLDLLAINDFHGRIDANTVKFAGTIEQLRAANPDGTAFVSAGDNIGASLFASALQQDQPTIDVLNALDLAASAVGNHEFDQGFADLTGRVSDEADWAYLGANVYDKGTTNPALPEYQVVEIDGLDVGFVGVVTEETPTLVTPSGIADLDFGDPVEALNRVTAQLQDGDPANGEADVVVGLVHEGASAGTPDGATLEEEVAAGGAFADIVNGTDARVAAIFTGHTHKQYAWDAPVPGVPGKTRPIVQTGNYGEFIGHVSLTVDTATHEVTAYTAQNVARTTTDDATLVATYPRVAAVKTIVDAALKQADIIGAQPVGEVTADITTAYSGGSYTGPGGTYVGSGPLPTTGRDDRASESTLGNLVADSLLATLSDPARGGADIGVVNPGGLRNELFHNGDGVITYAEANAVLPFVNNLWTVTLTGEQVVEMLEQQWQTNADGTRPSRPYLALGLSDNVSWTAETADANATPGSNVSSVTINGEPIDLAGEYRVATFSFLATGGDNFRVFTEGTDPRDSGLVDRDAWIAYLQQSSPVSPSFDRSRVVVDALPGTVTAGDDVSVGLSGLNLTSLGSPSNTTVDGYLVAADATFDPANPGTPAGTATVTGGAATLTATVPADAAAGDYDLWVVAAPSGTTARIPVTVEAAAPTVVLENLEASARCMGKFVHVAVRATNGEDVPVEVVVETPYGSKRFPNLQPGKNAYQSFNTRATSVEGGTVTFTATLDGVTQEYEVPFQGQTCG